From a region of the Polyangium spumosum genome:
- a CDS encoding DUF2330 domain-containing protein, with the protein MTRRLRFFALSCLATLGAASAFATDADACGGCFHAADDPETTVVTGHRMAFAISPTQTVLWDQVEYTGSPQEFAWVLPIKKGARLEVASNAWFEALDAATSTRVVQPQLFCADFGGGDFDNFESTDSGGSGCGCFMMSADSANYAGGGTGGGEDLAPPPPPVEVVRRETVGPYEVVTLATDTPGVLTDWLQTHGFAVDAEIQPIIDQYVAEDFDFIAMRLAPGEGVQSMKPVRVLSPGATPVMPLRMVAAGTGANTAITLYVIGEGRWEAKNFPNAKLEQAEVTWDFATQSSDYSVLRSEVLAKDNARTFLSSYARQGPLLSPVQNSTGQMTRYMTDASPQQYSTIGDLFVQTAILNGEASEFEADCAGRFLKYAPSADVVVNPCAEDGTCAAVEPGQIDARDFECAGVMEGTTLDDLAVAFTGMHPSSVWLTRIEGNLSRVALELDLELQAEKTQVEVDNWLTAGKKQNTPCVESAVAPLLKDTGATPRERRQRKEFAAALLALVGIGAALGRRVRRALPAPSAQ; encoded by the coding sequence ATGACACGACGACTTCGCTTCTTCGCTCTCTCTTGCCTCGCCACGCTCGGCGCCGCCTCCGCCTTCGCGACCGACGCCGACGCCTGCGGCGGCTGTTTCCATGCGGCAGACGATCCCGAGACCACGGTGGTGACGGGCCATCGCATGGCCTTCGCCATCTCCCCGACGCAGACCGTGCTCTGGGATCAGGTCGAATACACAGGATCGCCGCAGGAGTTCGCGTGGGTGCTCCCGATCAAAAAAGGCGCGCGCCTCGAGGTCGCGAGCAACGCCTGGTTCGAGGCGCTCGACGCGGCGACCTCGACGCGCGTCGTCCAGCCGCAGCTCTTCTGCGCCGACTTCGGCGGCGGCGACTTCGACAACTTCGAGAGCACGGACAGCGGCGGCAGCGGCTGCGGTTGCTTCATGATGAGCGCGGACTCGGCGAACTACGCGGGCGGGGGCACGGGCGGCGGCGAAGACCTGGCCCCGCCGCCGCCGCCGGTGGAGGTCGTCCGCCGCGAGACCGTCGGGCCCTACGAGGTCGTGACGCTCGCGACCGACACGCCCGGCGTGCTCACGGATTGGCTGCAGACCCATGGATTCGCGGTCGACGCCGAGATCCAGCCGATCATCGACCAGTACGTCGCGGAGGACTTCGACTTCATCGCGATGCGGCTCGCGCCGGGCGAGGGCGTGCAAAGCATGAAGCCCGTGCGCGTGCTCTCGCCGGGCGCGACGCCCGTCATGCCCCTGCGTATGGTCGCGGCGGGGACGGGCGCGAACACGGCGATCACGCTCTACGTGATCGGCGAGGGGCGCTGGGAGGCGAAGAACTTCCCGAACGCGAAGCTCGAGCAGGCCGAGGTCACGTGGGACTTCGCGACGCAGAGCTCCGATTATTCGGTCCTGCGCAGCGAGGTGCTCGCGAAGGACAACGCGCGCACGTTCCTGTCCTCGTACGCGCGGCAAGGTCCGCTGCTCTCCCCGGTGCAAAACTCGACGGGGCAGATGACGCGGTACATGACGGACGCGAGCCCCCAGCAGTACTCGACGATCGGCGATCTCTTCGTGCAGACGGCGATCCTGAACGGCGAGGCGTCCGAATTCGAGGCGGACTGCGCCGGTCGCTTCCTGAAGTACGCGCCGAGCGCAGACGTCGTCGTGAACCCCTGCGCCGAGGACGGGACGTGCGCCGCGGTCGAGCCGGGCCAGATCGACGCGCGCGACTTCGAATGCGCCGGTGTGATGGAGGGGACGACGCTCGACGACCTCGCCGTCGCGTTCACCGGAATGCACCCGTCGAGCGTGTGGCTCACGCGGATCGAGGGCAACCTCTCGCGCGTGGCGCTCGAGCTCGACCTCGAGCTGCAGGCGGAGAAGACGCAGGTCGAGGTCGACAACTGGCTCACCGCGGGCAAGAAGCAAAACACGCCCTGCGTGGAGTCGGCCGTGGCGCCCCTCCTGAAGGACACGGGCGCGACGCCGCGCGAGCGCCGGCAGCGCAAGGAGTTCGCCGCTGCATTGCTGGCGCTCGTCGGCATCGGCGCCGCGCTCGGCCGCAGGGTGCGCCGCGCGCTGCCGGCGCCCTCGGCGCAATGA